The Haloarcula sp. CBA1127 genomic interval CGCGATTCAGATTTTTCCGGCAACCGTCCCGAGATTCAGCGCCAGACCGACGATACCGACAACAGCGGCGAGAACGAGGTTCGCTGTCGTCCCGCCGACGCTGAACGGGGCCGTGCCGGCCGATGCCAGCGCGCCGAACCCGATGCCGGCGACGACGAGCGCGACACCGGTCAGCCCGACAAGCATCGTGCCGGTCGGGCCGAACCGACCGCCCGACCGGTCCGCCTCGTACCGGTTCAGTGCGTCGTGCATCGTCTCTGTAATCGACGCCTCCACATCCGCCATCTGTCCCGAAAGGTAGGTGTTCAGTGTCTCCTCGTGCTCGTCGAGTTCCGCGGCGCGCTCGGATAGCTGTGCGTCGTACTCCGTCAGTTCAGCCTCGCGCTCGTTGAGGTCGGTTTCGCGGTCGTCGAGCGTGGCTTCGCGTTCATCAAGCCGGTACTCCCGCTCGTCCAGTTCCGCCTCTCGTCGGTCCAGCTCCTCCTCGCGAGCATCAATCTTCTCTTCGCGCCGGTCGAGTTCCGCGCTCCGCTGGTCAAGGCCCATCTCCCGCTCGTTGAGCCGTCGCTGCATCTGCGCGAACTCTCGTTCGCGCTCGGTTGGGCGGTCGTCGTCGGTGCTGTTGTCGTCGGTGCTGTTGTCGTCGGCTTCGTAGTCCGCTGCCGGCTGTGCCTCCTCGTGATCCGGGTCTGTGTTATCTGCCATACTGGGCACCCATACCGAGACGCTACGACTATCGAACGGTTAGTTTGACACCACATAACACAGTAATCGGAGCCAAACTGGGGACAGCACGTCTGAACAAAGAGTCGTCTGGAGTGCCGTTACAGTCCAGGTCGCTACGTCGACGCGTCAGCGACGGGTGTCTCGATTCGATGCAACCGGTACGCACCACGCTCATGACCCTCATCGTGGTAGACGACCGGTTCCTCGACAGCAACAGCGGTCCCGTTAGAGACTGCGGCCGCCGTCACGACGCCATCCGTGTCCAACGTGTCAACGGGGCCGTCAACGACATCGAACAGTCGAAGCGCGTGGTCGTCAGCGTCGCGGTCCCGGAAGTTCTGCGCGCCGGGGACGGCCAGCAGCGAGCCGTCGGTGCCCAGTCCACTAGCGAAACCGCCCACGGGCGCGTCCCAGCGGCGGTCACCATCGAGAGAGACACCAACGGCGGTGTGTTCGTCCGGGTGTCGCGCGTCCGTCTCCCGGCCCTCCTCTGGATACGTGTTGCCGGTGATGAACACCGCGCCGTCGTCCGTCGCGTGGACGTGGTTCGGGTACGCGTAGACGGTGTCACCAGCCACGTCGGTCGGCGTCGTCAGCGAGACGCGCCAGCGCTCCCGGCCGCCACTGTCGAGGCGGTAGCCGCAGTAGTCTCCGTGGCTGGAGACAACAGCGCCGTTGGCCAGCAGCGCAACGTCGCCGACGCGGCGCTGGCCGTCGGTCCCGGGGTCCCACATCCAGCGCGGGTCGCCGTCGTCGGGGTCGAGGACGACGAGGCCGTGCTGGTGGTCGCCAGGACACCGGTTGTAGGCGACGGCGACGCGGTTCTCGTCAGCATCGAGTGAGATGGGTGAACCGTCGGTCCGGTAGGTCCAGTCGACGGTGCCGTCAGGCGAAAAGGCATAGACGACACTCTCGAAGTGGCGGAGATCGTTCCCATCGTCGTCAGTCCGGCGTTCGTATCGCCGGGCAGCGGCGTAGCAGCGGTCACCAACGGTCGCAAGGCTGGCGACGAAGGGTAGCAGGAAGCGCGTCTCCTGCTGTGGGTCGCCCAGATCTGTCCGGGTTTCGTACCGCCATCGCAGGTCGCCGCTGGCATCGTGACAGCGGATCTCGCCGCGGACGCTGCGTTCGCCAGTGACGACGCCACCGTCGAAGGGCTCCGCCGCGACGACGCTCGGTTCGCCATCCGTGTCGTACTGCCAGCGCCGGTGTAGCGGACCGGAGTCAGCCGACACGTCGAACGCCTGGAGGTCCCCGTCAGCAGTGCCGGCGACCGCGAGCCCGTTGGTCAGCGTGACCGCCGAGCGGCGGCCCTGATGGCGCGAGCGGGCCGGCGCTACATCCCCGAGGTCGGCGGTCGGGGCGCGCTGGCTACTCATCGACCGGGAAAGCCTCGTGAAGCACGTCGTGGGCCTCACCGAGCCCAGCGAGGACATCCTCGCCCTGCATGGTGATGCGCGACACCGCCCGCTCAGCGTCGCGGACGGCGACCAGCCGCCCCCGGAGGTAGTCGTATTCGGGGTCGTCTTCGGGGGTTGCGGCGATCTCCTCTTCGAGGTCCACGAGCGCGGCGTCGAGGTGGCGCTCGATGGCGGCGAGCGTCCCCGCGCCGGCGAGGGCCTCTATCGGGCCGGTCATGTGTCCCTCCAGCTCCTGTTCCGCGTGCTGGCGCGCGTGGTCGTCTTCGGTACCGAGAACGTTCATGAGGCCCAGTCGGAGGGCCTCGATTTCGTAGCAGCTCATGTGTGTAGTGAATCGGGTGTGTGTTTTCAAAGCGTCTGGTCGACGAGTTCGCTCACGATGCGGTCGCGGTCCAAGTGTGAGGAGACAATCTCGGCGGCGTCCTCGTCTTCGACACCACCGTACCAGACGCCGTCGGGGTAGACAGCGACCATCGGCCCCTCGCCACAGCGGCCGAGACACGACGACCGTGTGATGCGGGCGTCGCACTGGTCACTGTCGCGGGCGGCCTGGCGGAGCCGTTCGAGAACTGCTGGTGCGCCGTCCTGTGCGCAGGTCTGGTTCGTGCAGACGGCAACGTGTTTCTCGGGGGCGTCGTGGACGTGCGGGTCGTCGTCGACGTTCTCACGGTCGGCGTGTTCGGCCTGATGGGTCAGCGCCCGGAGCATCGCGCGAGCGCCGCCCTGATCCTCCTCGTAGCCGTCGAGTTCGACCTTGTACTTGCAGGTGTCACAGGACATCTCGACGCTCCCCGTTCTCGCTTCCTGCCAGCGGTCGCCCAGCACGTCCAGCAGGCGCGTGTCGGTCCCGAGCGGTTCGCCCGGCGCGGCGTCGACATAGGGGTACTCCTCGTCGAACTCGCGTGCGCCGTCCTTGATGCGGCCGGTCAGCACGCCGTCGCCGAGCATGTACGGGATGACGACGACGGCATCGGGCCGGCTCTTGGCGATGTCGTGCAGGGTGTCATCCAGCAGCGGTTCGGTAACGCCGATGAACGACGCCTCGACCCGCGAGAATGAACGGCCCTCGTACAGCAGCCGGGCGAGCTTGTGTACGTCGGCGTTGGCGTCTGGGTCGCTGGAGCCGCGGGCGCAGACAACGGCGGCCACGTCGTCTTCCTCGCGGTCGACGCCCAGTTCGGCCTCGACAGCCGCCGCGCGGTCGTCCAACAGGTCCAGCAGGGCCGGGTGGACACCGAGATGTGCGCCGTTGTTGATAGTCAGTTCAGGGTGGGCCTCGCGGGCCTGCTCAACGGCCAGCGGCACGTCGTTTTTGACGTGACTGGCGGCAAACAGCGAGAGGTGGACCACCGACACCTGCGAGACGGCTCTGGCTAGCCCCGCGATGGCCTCGTCGATGGCCGGCTCGGCCAGTTCGAGAAAGGCCGCGTCGACCGGGATTCCGAGGCGACCCTCCAGTTCGACCGCAAGGTCGCGGACCTGTTCGTTCGACTTCTCGCGCCGGGAGCCGTGGCCGACCAGCAGCACCGCTTCGTCGTCCAGCGTCTCGGGTGCGGAGATAGCTTCGCTCATCGGACTCGTTCGATGCTTTTCCGGAGCTTGCGCCGCCGACTCGGTGCAAACAGCCCCGTCTCCTCGCTGCCCTCGTACAGCCAGTCACCGAGGACAGGTGCCGCGTCGTCGGCCACGCCGAACCAGTAGCCCGACGACGTCTCCGAGAGATCGTCATACGGCGCATCCACCGGACAGCGGTCGAGCAGCGTCTGAATCGTCCGGAGGAGTCGTTCGTCTTCGTGGACAAAGGAGATACCGACCGCCTCGTCGTCGGACTTGAAACACACCGTTCCACAGCCTTCGAGCAGGCCGCGGAGGAGCTGGCGGTCGTAGTCAGCCAGCGCGTCGAAGCGGTAGCCGCCCGACTCGCCGTCGAACGGGAGCCCAAGCGCGGCGCTGGCACGGTCAGCGAGGCTGCCGACGACCTGCACCGTGAACTCCTCCTCCTGACGGGTAATCGAGGTGTCGTGGGCATACACCCGCTCGACAATGCGGCGGTCGGCCCGCTCCGCACCAGCGATGGAGGCGAGCCGCCGAGCGGCCGTCTCGTCGTTCGTCCGGACAGTGATACAGCCGTCTTCGCACTCGCCGTCGCCGGCAACCCGGCCCCAGAAGTACGCCGTTTCGGGGTGCGCTGCGAGCATATCGTTCGGTGCACCGGTTTCGACGCTCATGGCTGGACCTCCTCGTGGTCGGTGGCCGCAGGTGTATCGACAGCCCCTGCGTCCTCCTCGACAGATTCCACGTGAATCGCGTCCAGCGGACAGGCCGCGGCGGCCTGCTCGGCGTCGTCCCGCCGGTCGTCGTCGAAGGTGGCTTCAATTGCCGTCTGGTCGTCTGTCTCGATGGCCGCCAGACCCTCGCTGTCCTCAACGAAGCGGTCATCGCGGACGAGGCAGGCGAAGACCCCGTCGCAGGCGTCGCGGTCGATAGTGATTCGGTACATTAGTAGTCGTACTTAGTCTCGTAGCCCCGCGGGGTCACCATCCGGTCGTCCCAGACGTAGGTGTCCTCGTTGCCCACGAGGAGGGTGGTAGTCATGTCGACGAGGTCGGTTTCGCCGAGTTCGGGCAGTTCGCCGAGTTCGACGATTTCGACCTGCTCGTCCTCGCGGCCGGCGGCGTGGACGACGCCGACAGGGGTCTCGGGGTCGCGGTGTTCCAGCAGGATTTCACAGCACTTCTCGTAGTTGTCCCGCCGTTTCCGGCTCCACGGGTTGTAGATGGTGATGGTAAAGCCCTCCTTGGCGACGGCATGGAGTCGCGACTCGATGGTCGGCATGTCGGTGAGGTGGTCCGACAGCGAGACAGAGACGGTGTCGTTGACCAGCGGCGCGCCGACGCGGGCCGCACAGGACTGGGCGGCCGGGACGCCCGGAACCACGTCGAAATCGAGCATCGTCGCCGTCGCGCCCTTAGATTCGATGATCTCCAGTGCGAGACCGGCCAGTGCGTACACGTTCGGGTCGCCGCTGCCGATGATGGCCACGTCGTTGCCCGCCAGCGCGCGGTCGATTGCCTCCTCAGTTCGGGACACTTCACCGCACATCGGCGTGTTGTAGATGTCGTCGGCTCCGTCGGTTATCTCGTCGGGCAACAGTTCGACGTAGGTCGTATAGCCGACGATGTGTTCGGCGTCCAGTAGCGCGGAGCGGGCGCGGGCAGTCATCCCCTCCGGCTGCCCAGGACCGAGGCCGACGGCGATGAGCTGGCCCGGCTCGGCGTCGAAGTCGTCAACGGTCGAACCGACTTCCTCCGCTTCGTCCGACTCACTGGACGAGGACGCCCCGCAGGAACTACTGCTGGACGAGGACGACGATTCGGACGACGATGACGCGCCACACTTCGAGGCGCTGTCGTCGCCTGTGTCCGGCGTTGTCTCCGTCGACGAACTCGCCGAACTCGCGCCGCACTTGGAGGCGGCATCGGTCTCTGCTTCCGCTTCGCTCGCGGCCGTGCCGCTCGCGTTCTTCGAGGCGCTGCGCGCCTCGCCAGCCTCGCTTGCGCCACACTTCGATTCTGTCTCGGTACTTGCGTCGGTGGTGTTGTCAGTGCTCATTGTCAGAAATCGTCGACGTTACGCCCGCCGCGCGGGGTGACGAGGAACTCCTGGTAGTCGTTGCGCCAGACTTCGGTCTCGTGGGTGCCGACGACGATGGACGAACCCATGCCGCCGACCTTGTCGTCGTGCTCGGACAGTTCGCCGAGCGTGGTGATGGTCTCCGTCTCGTCGTCGAGGTTCCGGCCGGCCTCGCCTCGGCCGGAGTCGTTGACGATAGCGGCGGGCACGTCGTCTGCCCGTTCCTCCCGCAGGACATCGACGGCTCGCTCGTAGTCGCGCCAGCAGTTGTAGAGGACGACGACGAAGCCGCTGATTGCGGCCGCCCGGAGTTTCTCTTCGATTTCGTCCCAACCGCGCCACTTGTCCGACAGCGAAATCGTACAGAAATCGTTCGACAGCGGCGCGCCGAGGTTCGCCGCACCCGACAGCGCCGCGGTCACGCCGGGGACAATCTCGATGGGTACGTCGTCGGCGTCGTCGGCGTCGGCCATCGTAAACAGCAGGTCGGACTTCCCGTAGACGTTCGGATCGCCGCCGGAGACGTGGGCGATGTCCTCGCCGGCGCGGACCCGCTCGAACGCCTCGCGGGCGAGTTCGACCTGTTTGCCCATCGACGACCGGATGAGCGTCTGCCGACTGCCGTCGGGTCGCTCCAGCACGGCTCCCTCTTCACCGGCGATTTCGCCGTCATCGGTTTCGCCGTCGAGTTCAGCCGACTGGGGCGGGAGCGTGCCGTCCTTCCGGAGGAACTCCTGATAGAGGTTCGAGGCGATGATGCAGTCAGCGGTCTGGATGACGTCTTTCGCCCGCTGGGTCATGTCGTGAGGCAGGCCCGGCCCGATGCCGACCACGTACAGCGTCCCGTAGTCGGCTGGACGCGTCGCCTCGGCCGCGGCCGTTGTCGACTGGCGTCCGTCGCTGCTCATCCTGGGTCTCCGAGAGCCGCCGGTCGAATCTCGATACTGTGGCGCATGGTGAGTACAACGCCGCTTTCGCATAAAACAATTGTGCTTGTACTAGTCCAAGCGAAGGCGCAGAATGGTAGCAGCAGGGAACTGCGTCCGCTCCAACGTTCGGACCGAGCTGCTACCAGTCCTGTTCCAACGAAATTGTCAAAGGGACCCAAACTGGTACGGGCTTACTGGACGCCCCTATCAAGGTTCAAATGTTTTTAATGTAACCTATACTACGCCTTGAATGTACTTTTCTGGCCGGAGCTACAGCACTGTGCTTCTGGCCGGTCGCCGCCCGCCAGCGGCTTTCGACTATGAGAGAAGTTGTCAAACAAGCAGTAGAAGAGCATAGCGTTGAGAGTCGAATTATCGGCGAACTACACAACGTCCCTCCCTACCGGGTGTACGAAATTCAGTTCGGTAGCCAACGCGCCGTCTTGAAAATTGATGACCACCGGCGGGGGCATGCAGCCGACGAAGGGCGAGTTCACGAGTATGTCGCTACAGAAACCACGGCCAGAGTGCCCAACGTACTCGCTGTTGGGACCGACCACTATATTACGACATGGGACGGCGAGATTGCGGAGGCGTCACCACAGGTCGATAGAACGTGGGCTCGCGCTGCAGGCGTCTGGCTGGGCACGCTCCATGCTGATACCAGAGGAGCATTCGACGGGTTCGGAAAGCCCCGAAGTCAAGACGGGACCCTCGAACTCACGAGCCACAAGCGCTGGGTCGACGGCGTAATCGAGCGTGTGGGATACCACCGGTCGCTTCTCGCAGGGTATGGGTACACCGGTATCATAGACACAGTCAAGGCCTTCTTTCAGGACAATCCAGCCGTGTTCGATGGGGTTGGTGAGCCGGTTCTCTGCCACGGTGATGTGCACCCCGAACACCACGTTCAGACCAGTCGCGGGGGCATTACCGCAATTGATTTCGAACACGCACTCGTTGCTCCAGCGGAATACGACTACTGGCGGACCGTGATGCCGTATTTCGAAGCCAATGATGATGTCGGTGAAGCCGTACCACGGGCATTCCAAGCTGGATACGAATCTGTCAAGCCACTTCCCGGTGATTTCGAAGAGCGACGGCCGCTTTACCAACTCATGAACGATATTGCGTTCTTAGAATCACTCTATCTCCAGCAACGAGTCGAACCAGAAAAGCACGAACAGGTGGGCGAACGGATACGAGAGCACGCGGTAGAGACGCTTAGCGAGGTGGAAAGAATAGTCGAATAGGTATTTTCGATGGCTTCGCCGTCTCTGACCCGAACCCCACCGTTCCGCAAGCTTCTGGGTGGCCTGGGAAACGAAGGCTCCAGACCGTCAGCTCAGCGAGTTAGACAAAGGACGCGCAGAGAGATCATATGAGCTAATAGTTTCTCTTTATACACGGTAGTTAGCCTACTCGGCCGCGTAATCACGTAGCTGAAGTCGTCTGTACCTGCTCCGCTGGTCAGGTGTTCGTCAGCCCGCCGTCGACCACAACGCTCTCGCCGTTGACGTAGGAGGCCATATCGCTGGCGAGGAACGTCGCCACGTCGGCTATCTCCTCGGGTTCGCCGAAGCGGCCCGAGGGGATGAGTTCTTTCAGCATCATCTTCGTCGTGTCGTCGATGCGCTCGTCCTCGAACATCTGGGTCTTGCTGTAGCCCGGATGAATGGCGTTGACCCGGATGTCGTAGTTGCTCAGACGGTCCGCGAGCGCGTAGGTGAACAGTCTGACTGCGCCCTTCGAGGTGCAGTAGTTGACCAGCAAGCCGGTGCCGCGGATGCCGCCGGAGCTGGACATATTGATGACGGTGCCGCCGCCGTTCTCCCGCATCGCCTCAGTCGCGACCTGCGCGCCGAAGAACACGCCCTTCGTGTTCACGTCCATCAGTCGGTCGTAGTCCTCCTCTGTGGTCTCGTAGAAGTCCGCTATCTCGGAGATGCCAGCATTGTTGACCATGATATCGATACCGCCCAGTTCCTCGGCCGCGGCAACGGCCACCTCCAGATCGTCGGGGTTGGTTACGTCACATTCGACGAAATGCGCCGTCCGGTCGGTCTCAGCTTCGACCAGTTCGTGGGTCGGTTCACCGCCCTCGCGGGGGTCTTCCTGTCGGTCCGCAACGATAACGTCTGCGCCGTGCTCCGCGTACCGTCGGCAGATGGCCCGGCCGAACCCGCTTGCGCCGCCCGTAACGACCGCCACCTTGTCTTCGAGTAGTGTTGTCATGCGCCATTTGTCATCACAGGCGCACATAATAAATAAGTTTAGAGTTGTACGGTGGCAGGAACTCGGGACAGTCGCAGAGTCGCCGTCAGAAATGATTCAGTAGCTGTTCGGTGAGGAAAACCGGGAGCTGAAAACACAGTGCTGGAGGAAAAGCGAGGTTAGCGCCCGATAGCGACGGTCACAGCCTCGTCGTAGCGGGTCTTTTCGGCCAGCAGGTCATGCTCGCTGCCGGCGGCGATGGCCGACGCCTCGGCGATACCCGGCCAGCCGATGAGTTCCTTCGACCGCGATGGGGTCGGCCCCTCGAACTCTTCTAAGGTCTCCTTCTCGAAGGCGATAACGCCCAGTCCCCACTCTTCAGCGGCGGCGAGCATGCCTTCCTCGTCGGCTTTCCGGGTCCCCGTCGCGATGAACTCCACGTCGTCGCGGTCGAGGTCGGCCTCGTCCAGCGCCTGTTCCCAGGCCGCGTGGAACTGCTCGACATCCGCGCCGGCGACGCTGCCACAACCGAGCACGACGCCGTTGTCCTTGTTACGTTTGAGCACCGTTACGTCGTCGTCGACCAGCACGGCCTTCGGCCCGTCGAGGCGCTCGATGGGACCGAGTTCATCGTCCAGCACGGCGAGGTTCGTCGCCACGGTCGAGTCGCCGTTGACCACGTGAGCGTCCAGCGCCTTGGCCTGCTTCTCGACGCCCTGCTTGTCTGCGGCCTCGCTTGCGGTCGTCATCGCCGGCACCGCGCCCATGCTCGCCAGGTCGTCGGCAACCTGATTCGCGCCGTGGTGGCCGCCGGTGATTGGGATAGCCCACGTGAGTTCCTCGTCGACGACACAGATGGCGGGGTCGTCCCACTTGTCATCGAGCAGGTGGGCAGTCTTGCGCATCGCGATGCCACTCGCCATCAAGCCGATAAAGCAGTCGTACTCGCCCCAGTACTCCTCGAACACGTCGCCGTGGTATTCGAGGATGTCGATGGATTCGTAACGGTCGCCGATACCGTCGACGATATCCTCTGCCGTGTCCATCTTCCGCTCGAAGGCCACGATGGCGATGTCTTCGGCTACTTCGCCGTCTGAATCGGGTGCTTTGCAACTGTTCGAACCGGAGTCGTTGTCGGTGTCAGTACTCATGATTTAGTTCCGGCCGGTGAAACTGCCGCAGGCGCGACCGCCGGCCGGACAGCCGCGTAGGTGGTGTCTGTGGATCGGTGCTCGGCTGCGAGGCGACGCTCACCTGTTGTCGGCGCGCGCTGGCGCGCTCGGATGGCGCGCTAAATCTGTGCGAGGGATGAGCAGCACAGCGAGTGAAACGAGCGAGCAGCGCAGTCGGTTGGGGAGGTCTGTGGCTCGTGGTGGCGTGCGGTGCTGTCGGGTGGACTGAAAGGGGCCGGGCGCTCCGGGACGACAACCGACGCAAGCACGCGAGCGAAGCGAGCGCGCGCAGCGAGGTCCTCGACCGGAGCGTCCGGGGGCTTTCGAGTTGTACTCGGCGAAATAGGCGATTCATCCTAGTCGTCGGCTTCCTGCGTCCCATCGGAACTTCCCCGATTCGCCCAGTCGCCGTAGAGGAACGACCGCTCGTAGTCCTCGCCGCCGACAGCATCACCGATGACGACCATCGCGGAGGCGCGATAGCCCGCGTCTTCCAGCTTCTCGCCGATGGTCGCAATCGTTCCCTCGATGACATCCTCGTCGGGCCAGGACGCGTGGTAGATAGCCGCCACTGGGGTTTCGGGGTCGTGGCCGTCTTCGAGCAGCCGGTCCATCGTCTCGCTGACGGCGTGGGTCCCCAGATAGATGCAGGTCGTCACGTCGCCCATACCGACGAACTCGGAGATGTGGTCCTCGTCCTCGTCCAGCGTCTTGCCCTGCGGACGCGTGAAGGCAACGTGGTTGGCGACCTCGTTCAGCGTCAGCTGCGTTCGCATCGTCGCGCTGGCGGCGAAAGCGGAGGTGACACCGGGGACGATGTAGGTCGGGACGCCCTCGTGTTCGAGCGCGTCCATCTGCTCCAGAGCCGCGCCGTAGATGGCGGGGTCGCCGCTATGAAGGCGGACAACGGTGTTGCCGGCCTCGTAGGCGTCCCGCATCAGCGGAATCAGCTCTTCGAGGTCCTTGCCGATGGAGGACACCGTTTCGGCGTCTTCGCAGTACTCCTCAAGCAGTTCGCTGTTGACGAGCGAGCCGGCGTGGACCACGAGGTCGGCATCGGCAAGCAGTTCGCGGCCAGCGACGGTCAGCAGCCGGGGATTACCCGGGCCGGCTCCGACGAATGGAATGCCCTCCTGCTCGTCGCCGGCACTGTACTCGTACACGCGGTCGTCTCGGTTCCCGGCGACAGAGTCGATGGCCGTCTGTGGGTCCGTCTCGTCAGTCTCGGCAGTTTCGTCAGTCATGCTGCACCTCGTCGCCGCAGAGGGCGGCTTCGGAGCGCTCCTGTCTCGCCAGTTCACCGATAGACTGCTCGCCGCCGTCGGTCACGACACCGCTCTCGTCGGCCGCTTCGAGGAAGGCGTCGGTCGCCTGCTCAACGTGCGTCTCGGGCTTCTCGGCGTAGGCCAGCGTGTAGTAGTCTCGCTCGTCGATATCGGTCGGGTCGTCGGTCACGACAGTCTCGCCCTGTTCCATGAACAGCCGACGGCCGTACACCACGTCGTAGCCGGCCTCGACCAGTCCCTCGTGGGTAGCCGGCGCGTCGGTCACCTTGAACAGAATCATCCGGTCGGGGCCGGTCGGCGACGCGCCGCGGTCGGCCTCCCGCAGCGCCAGGCTCGACCCGGCGGTGATTTCGACGCCAAGCGCGGTCGCAAACGCCGACATAGCGCTGACGCCAGGCACCACTTCGAGGTCGACTTCGGGGTGGAACGCTGCGAGCGTTCGCCGGAGATGGCCGAAGGTCGAGTAGACGTTCGGGTCTCCCAGCGTGACGAAGGCGGCGTCGCCGTCGCGGGCGGTCGGCGCGATTTCGGCGGCGGCCTCCTTCCAGGCCGCCCGGAGTTTCTCCTCATCGCGTGTCATCGGGAAGTCGAGGTCGCCGATGCGCTCCTCGGGGACGTGCTCGGTTGCGACCGACCGCGAGAGCCGCCCCGGCGAGTACACCACGTCGGCGGACTCGAGGGCGCGCTTCCCGCGGACGGTCACCAGATCGGGCTGGCCGGGACCGAGGCCGATGCCGTAGAGTGTCATCGGTCCCCTCCGTTCATCGACTCAGTCTCGGCCGGCGACCCGCCGTCGGCGGCAACGTCTTCGCTGGCGCTGCCGACGAGCATATAGACGGGGTTCTCAGAGTTGAAGCTCGTCGCGCCAGCGAGTTCGTAGCCGTGGCTCACCTGGAACTGGACGACCTCTTCCAGAATGTCGCGCTCGCGGAAGGCCTCCGTCGCCGCGCCGGCGACTTCGAGCCGCGAGACGTTCATCACGATTCGGTCGATACCGGTCTCGACCGCGTGGTCGAGAACGGCCTCGTAGTTGCGTGATCCGCCGAGGAACAGGGCGTCGGCGTCGTCCGGCAAGCCCTCCGGGGCCTCGGCCTCGCGCAGCTCGACGTCAGCGTCGACATCGTTGGCGGCGAGGTTCTTGCGAGTCACATCGAGTCGGTTCCCCTTGCGTTCGAGCGCAGTGACCCGCCCGGCCCGGCGCGCCGCCGTGATGGTGACGGCACCGGTACAGGAACCGACCTCCGCGAAGTGGTCGGACCCGGTGAGAGCGAGTTTGCTGGCGAGGACGGCCCGGACCTCCGGCTTGGTGGGACCGGCCTTCGCGTCGTGTGGGAGCGAGACGCGTGTCATCACGCTATACAACTACAGTAGCGCGTAAAACAATTTTGGTTGTATTAATCCAAGTCGAGATTACAACGGCGTCTGAGACGGGTGGAGCAACGAATCGATGGGCTGGTCGGATAGCAAAACGAGCAGGAAAGACAGCGGGATCGAAAACAGACTCGGGCTCAGAACTCCGGCCCAGGTGCCGGAACGCCGTCGCTGTCGTCGTCGCCGTCGAGGTCGAACTCCTCACGTAGTTCACGGATACGGTCCCTGATGTCCGCCGCCAGTTCGAACTCCAGATTGTCCGCGGCTTCCTGCATCCGCTCTTCCAGTTGTTCGATCTGGCGAGCGGCTTCGTCGGCGTCGCTCGCTCCGTCACTGGAAATACCGCCGGTATCGGTTTTGCTACCGGGCAGGTTCGTCTCGCCGACTTCCTTCTCAATGGTGGTCGGTTCGAAGCCGTGTTCCTCGTTGTACTGCTGCTGGATGCGCCGGCGGCGCTGGGTCTCCTGAATGGCCGACTGCATGGCGTTGCTCCGCTCGTCGGCGTACAGCACCACTTCGCCGTTGACGTTCCGGGCGGCCCGCCCCATCGTCTGGACGAGCGTTGTTTCCGAGCGCAGGAACCCCTCCTGATCAGCGTCCAAAATCGCGACGAGCGA includes:
- the cobJ gene encoding precorrin-3B C(17)-methyltransferase, yielding MSTDNTTDASTETESKCGASEAGEARSASKNASGTAASEAEAETDAASKCGASSASSSTETTPDTGDDSASKCGASSSSESSSSSSSSSCGASSSSESDEAEEVGSTVDDFDAEPGQLIAVGLGPGQPEGMTARARSALLDAEHIVGYTTYVELLPDEITDGADDIYNTPMCGEVSRTEEAIDRALAGNDVAIIGSGDPNVYALAGLALEIIESKGATATMLDFDVVPGVPAAQSCAARVGAPLVNDTVSVSLSDHLTDMPTIESRLHAVAKEGFTITIYNPWSRKRRDNYEKCCEILLEHRDPETPVGVVHAAGREDEQVEIVELGELPELGETDLVDMTTTLLVGNEDTYVWDDRMVTPRGYETKYDY
- a CDS encoding CbiX/SirB N-terminal domain-containing protein: MSEAISAPETLDDEAVLLVGHGSRREKSNEQVRDLAVELEGRLGIPVDAAFLELAEPAIDEAIAGLARAVSQVSVVHLSLFAASHVKNDVPLAVEQAREAHPELTINNGAHLGVHPALLDLLDDRAAAVEAELGVDREEDDVAAVVCARGSSDPDANADVHKLARLLYEGRSFSRVEASFIGVTEPLLDDTLHDIAKSRPDAVVVIPYMLGDGVLTGRIKDGAREFDEEYPYVDAAPGEPLGTDTRLLDVLGDRWQEARTGSVEMSCDTCKYKVELDGYEEDQGGARAMLRALTHQAEHADRENVDDDPHVHDAPEKHVAVCTNQTCAQDGAPAVLERLRQAARDSDQCDARITRSSCLGRCGEGPMVAVYPDGVWYGGVEDEDAAEIVSSHLDRDRIVSELVDQTL
- a CDS encoding ferredoxin, yielding MYRITIDRDACDGVFACLVRDDRFVEDSEGLAAIETDDQTAIEATFDDDRRDDAEQAAAACPLDAIHVESVEEDAGAVDTPAATDHEEVQP
- a CDS encoding phosphotransferase family protein, producing the protein MREVVKQAVEEHSVESRIIGELHNVPPYRVYEIQFGSQRAVLKIDDHRRGHAADEGRVHEYVATETTARVPNVLAVGTDHYITTWDGEIAEASPQVDRTWARAAGVWLGTLHADTRGAFDGFGKPRSQDGTLELTSHKRWVDGVIERVGYHRSLLAGYGYTGIIDTVKAFFQDNPAVFDGVGEPVLCHGDVHPEHHVQTSRGGITAIDFEHALVAPAEYDYWRTVMPYFEANDDVGEAVPRAFQAGYESVKPLPGDFEERRPLYQLMNDIAFLESLYLQQRVEPEKHEQVGERIREHAVETLSEVERIVE
- a CDS encoding precorrin-3B C(17)-methyltransferase, with protein sequence MSSDGRQSTTAAAEATRPADYGTLYVVGIGPGLPHDMTQRAKDVIQTADCIIASNLYQEFLRKDGTLPPQSAELDGETDDGEIAGEEGAVLERPDGSRQTLIRSSMGKQVELAREAFERVRAGEDIAHVSGGDPNVYGKSDLLFTMADADDADDVPIEIVPGVTAALSGAANLGAPLSNDFCTISLSDKWRGWDEIEEKLRAAAISGFVVVLYNCWRDYERAVDVLREERADDVPAAIVNDSGRGEAGRNLDDETETITTLGELSEHDDKVGGMGSSIVVGTHETEVWRNDYQEFLVTPRGGRNVDDF
- a CDS encoding DUF3209 family protein encodes the protein MSCYEIEALRLGLMNVLGTEDDHARQHAEQELEGHMTGPIEALAGAGTLAAIERHLDAALVDLEEEIAATPEDDPEYDYLRGRLVAVRDAERAVSRITMQGEDVLAGLGEAHDVLHEAFPVDE
- a CDS encoding Rnase Y domain-containing protein, which produces MADNTDPDHEEAQPAADYEADDNSTDDNSTDDDRPTEREREFAQMQRRLNEREMGLDQRSAELDRREEKIDAREEELDRREAELDEREYRLDEREATLDDRETDLNEREAELTEYDAQLSERAAELDEHEETLNTYLSGQMADVEASITETMHDALNRYEADRSGGRFGPTGTMLVGLTGVALVVAGIGFGALASAGTAPFSVGGTTANLVLAAVVGIVGLALNLGTVAGKI
- a CDS encoding PQQ-binding-like beta-propeller repeat protein, which produces MSSQRAPTADLGDVAPARSRHQGRRSAVTLTNGLAVAGTADGDLQAFDVSADSGPLHRRWQYDTDGEPSVVAAEPFDGGVVTGERSVRGEIRCHDASGDLRWRYETRTDLGDPQQETRFLLPFVASLATVGDRCYAAARRYERRTDDDGNDLRHFESVVYAFSPDGTVDWTYRTDGSPISLDADENRVAVAYNRCPGDHQHGLVVLDPDDGDPRWMWDPGTDGQRRVGDVALLANGAVVSSHGDYCGYRLDSGGRERWRVSLTTPTDVAGDTVYAYPNHVHATDDGAVFITGNTYPEEGRETDARHPDEHTAVGVSLDGDRRWDAPVGGFASGLGTDGSLLAVPGAQNFRDRDADDHALRLFDVVDGPVDTLDTDGVVTAAAVSNGTAVAVEEPVVYHDEGHERGAYRLHRIETPVADAST